A window from Pseudomonas alloputida encodes these proteins:
- a CDS encoding substrate-binding periplasmic protein: MRRLLALLLLWSTNSLADQPVLRFSVAESWSMPLVRIEGDQPVEGLLYDLMQAVARQVGARPEFHVMARLRLEEAMSSGDIDVRCYVSTQWLNDRPRDFVWSIPLIHQRDVLVGRPGDSTPMPPEQLPPQAIGTVLGYTYSTLQPLLDHGQLHREDSRNQLLVLQKLQAGRYRHAVSNQLSLQWFNQGLPAEQQLQALAVLDEQDLGCMVRNDPAIPTQGLLRALVRMKQSGEIERILQRYEATGDPDSMSVARPEIPSKMPAHSQRN, translated from the coding sequence TTGCGAAGACTGCTGGCCCTGTTACTGCTGTGGTCTACAAACAGCCTGGCTGACCAGCCGGTGCTGCGCTTCTCCGTAGCCGAGAGCTGGAGCATGCCCCTGGTACGCATCGAAGGCGATCAGCCAGTGGAGGGATTGCTTTACGACCTGATGCAAGCCGTTGCCAGGCAAGTGGGCGCTCGCCCCGAGTTCCACGTCATGGCCCGCCTGCGCCTGGAGGAGGCCATGAGCAGCGGCGATATTGATGTGCGTTGCTACGTCAGTACCCAGTGGCTCAACGACCGTCCAAGGGATTTTGTGTGGAGTATCCCGCTGATTCATCAGCGCGACGTACTGGTTGGCCGCCCCGGCGACAGCACCCCGATGCCCCCGGAGCAACTGCCACCCCAGGCGATCGGCACGGTGCTGGGCTACACCTATTCAACCCTGCAACCACTGCTGGACCACGGCCAGTTGCACCGTGAGGACAGCCGCAACCAGTTGCTGGTACTGCAAAAGCTGCAGGCCGGCCGGTATCGCCATGCGGTGAGCAACCAGTTGTCGTTGCAGTGGTTCAACCAAGGGTTGCCAGCGGAGCAGCAATTGCAAGCGCTGGCGGTGCTGGACGAACAGGATTTGGGGTGCATGGTGCGCAACGATCCGGCGATACCGACACAAGGGCTGTTGCGGGCGTTGGTAAGGATGAAGCAGTCGGGGGAGATAGAGCGGATTTTGCAGCGGTATGAAGCGACGGGCGACCCGGACAGTATGTCTGTGGCCCGGCCCGAAATACCCAGCAAAATGCCGGCACACAGCCAGCGCAACTAA